A part of Paenibacillus sp. 481 genomic DNA contains:
- the pstC gene encoding phosphate ABC transporter permease subunit PstC, translated as MQANGTHSDVKMSFKNSKSHLSDKIVPVFLFMCAALSVVTTIGIVYTLITETLAFFQHVSISEFLFGTKWSPLIAPQSFGILPLLSGTLLVTVIACIVALPLGLASAIYLSEYAPQRVRKIVKPILEVLAGVPTIVYGYFALTFITPIIRSIFPDAGVFNALSAGIVVGIMIIPMISSLSEDAMSAVPRSLRNGAYALGATRFEVAWKIVVPAALSGIVSSFVLAFSRAIGETMIVTVAAGSTPQLTLNPLESIQTMTAYIAQVGLGDTPHGSIEYGTIYAVGITLFIITFLLNIIAMYVARRFREEY; from the coding sequence ATGCAGGCGAATGGTACGCATTCGGATGTAAAAATGTCGTTTAAAAACAGCAAGTCGCATCTGTCCGACAAAATTGTACCCGTATTTTTGTTTATGTGTGCGGCTTTATCCGTCGTAACGACGATAGGGATCGTATACACACTGATTACCGAGACGCTTGCGTTTTTCCAACATGTAAGCATTAGTGAGTTTTTGTTCGGCACAAAGTGGAGCCCATTGATTGCACCGCAATCGTTCGGTATTCTCCCCCTACTTAGCGGTACATTGCTCGTTACCGTAATTGCTTGTATCGTAGCGCTGCCACTTGGTCTAGCCAGCGCGATTTACTTAAGTGAGTACGCGCCACAACGCGTTCGTAAAATTGTAAAGCCTATTCTCGAAGTGTTGGCAGGTGTGCCGACAATTGTATATGGTTACTTTGCCCTGACGTTTATTACACCGATTATACGTAGCATCTTCCCCGACGCGGGCGTGTTTAACGCCTTGAGCGCAGGGATCGTGGTCGGGATTATGATTATCCCGATGATTTCTTCCTTAAGCGAAGACGCGATGTCGGCTGTACCGCGCAGCTTGCGCAACGGCGCTTACGCATTAGGGGCGACACGTTTTGAAGTCGCTTGGAAAATTGTCGTTCCGGCCGCGTTATCCGGTATCGTATCGTCGTTCGTCTTAGCCTTTTCCCGTGCGATTGGGGAAACGATGATCGTAACTGTAGCAGCAGGCTCGACGCCGCAGCTGACGCTGAATCCGCTGGAAAGCATCCAGACGATGACAGCCTACATTGCACAAGTCGGCTTGGGCGATACGCCGCACGGCTCCATTGAGTACGGAACGATATATGCAGTCGGCATCACGTTGTTCATTATTACGTTCTTGCTGAACATTATCGCTATGTATGTCGCGAGACGCTTCAGAGAGGAGTACTAG
- the pstA gene encoding phosphate ABC transporter permease PstA — protein sequence MNLLQDANRKQIANRRKADVVFHGLFIFATSIGIIALMALLVNIMMDGLTRLNFDFFTSNPSRLASRAGMKTAIVGSIYMVLIMAPISFIVGVGAAIYMEEYAKKNAFTRLIQLNISTLAGVPSIVYGILGLTIFVQGLAFGRSLLSGALTMTLLVLPIIIVSAQEAIRAVPRARRDASFALGATKWQTVSRSVLPSSMAGILTGVILALSRAVGETAPLIMVGAATYVAFLPESIMDQYTVMPIQIFNWISRPQLAFHELAAAGIIVLMVLLVLMNISAIILRNKYSKNV from the coding sequence ATGAATTTGTTACAGGATGCGAATCGTAAGCAAATCGCCAATCGACGCAAAGCAGACGTAGTGTTTCATGGCTTGTTTATTTTCGCGACATCGATCGGCATTATTGCCTTAATGGCCTTGCTCGTTAACATCATGATGGATGGCTTAACACGCCTCAATTTTGATTTCTTTACATCTAACCCGTCGCGCTTAGCATCACGGGCAGGCATGAAGACAGCGATTGTTGGCTCCATCTACATGGTGCTCATTATGGCACCAATTTCGTTCATAGTTGGTGTAGGCGCTGCCATATATATGGAAGAATACGCAAAGAAAAATGCATTCACTCGCCTTATCCAATTAAATATAAGCACGTTGGCGGGCGTACCGTCGATCGTGTACGGTATTCTTGGCTTGACGATTTTCGTGCAAGGCCTCGCGTTTGGCCGCAGCTTATTATCAGGTGCGCTGACGATGACATTGCTCGTCCTGCCGATCATTATCGTATCGGCGCAAGAAGCGATCCGCGCTGTACCAAGAGCGCGTAGAGATGCTTCCTTTGCTCTTGGAGCAACGAAATGGCAGACGGTTTCCCGTTCTGTCCTGCCATCATCGATGGCTGGTATTTTGACAGGCGTCATCTTGGCGCTCTCCCGTGCTGTCGGTGAAACAGCGCCACTTATTATGGTAGGCGCCGCGACTTACGTTGCCTTTTTGCCAGAAAGCATTATGGATCAATATACAGTTATGCCGATTCAAATTTTCAACTGGATTTCGCGTCCACAACTCGCGTTCCACGAACTGGCGGCAGCCGGTATTATCGTACTGATGGTGCTGCTCGTGCTGATGAACATTTCGGCTATCATTTTGCGCAATAAATATTCGAAAAACGTATAG
- the pstB gene encoding phosphate ABC transporter ATP-binding protein PstB, translated as MTTANATATTAYKTLINIKDLDLYYGTYHALKKVNLTIPANAVTAFIGPSGCGKSTLLRTLNRMNDMIAGTRIEGKVEIAGTHIYGSEVDVETLRKKVGMVFQQANPFPKSIYDNVAYGPRLHGIRDKAKLDEIVEQSLKQSVLWEEVKDYLKKSAFSLSGGQQQRLCIARALAVNPDILLMDEATSALDPISTLKIEELVQELKHKYTIVMVTHNMQQAARISDQTVFFLNGEVVEFTETDKLFSNPSDQRTEDYITGRFG; from the coding sequence ATGACAACCGCAAATGCAACAGCAACGACTGCCTATAAGACACTTATTAATATAAAAGATTTGGATTTGTACTACGGCACGTACCATGCCTTGAAAAAAGTGAACCTAACGATTCCTGCCAACGCAGTTACAGCGTTTATCGGGCCGTCAGGCTGCGGGAAATCGACCTTGCTCCGTACGTTGAACCGGATGAACGATATGATAGCGGGCACGCGGATTGAAGGGAAAGTTGAAATCGCGGGCACCCATATTTACGGCAGTGAAGTCGATGTGGAAACACTTCGCAAAAAGGTAGGGATGGTGTTCCAACAGGCGAATCCATTCCCGAAATCGATATATGATAACGTTGCTTACGGACCACGTTTGCATGGGATTCGCGATAAGGCGAAGCTAGATGAGATCGTAGAGCAAAGCTTGAAGCAATCTGTACTGTGGGAAGAAGTAAAAGACTATTTGAAAAAGTCAGCTTTCAGCCTTTCCGGCGGCCAGCAGCAGCGTCTGTGCATTGCTCGCGCGCTCGCTGTCAACCCTGACATTTTGTTGATGGATGAAGCGACTTCGGCGCTTGACCCGATCTCGACGTTGAAGATTGAGGAGCTTGTCCAAGAGCTGAAACATAAGTATACGATCGTGATGGTTACGCATAACATGCAGCAAGCAGCTCGTATTTCCGACCAAACTGTCTTCTTCTTAAATGGTGAAGTAGTTGAGTTTACAGAGACAGATAAGCTGTTCTCGAACCCAAGTGACCAACGGACAGAGGATTATATTACAGGGCGCTTCGGTTAA
- the phoU gene encoding phosphate signaling complex protein PhoU — protein MIQRKELDSALEQLGILLEEMGTRVERALSESIASLQTMDVERAKAIIAEDVELNRLEIEIMDIGSKLILTQQPVAKDLRRTLVAFRIASDLERMGDLSIDVAKVVLRMNGQPLLKPLVDIPRMAELVQVMIQESIQSYVEENVDLAYKMAKDDDQVDQLFGQIFQELIVNVAKNTENATQAMLLMFVGRYIERIADHATNIGESVVYLVTNERPDLNS, from the coding sequence ATGATTCAACGCAAAGAGCTCGATTCGGCATTGGAACAACTTGGCATTCTACTTGAAGAGATGGGGACGCGCGTCGAGCGTGCCTTATCGGAATCAATTGCTTCTCTACAAACGATGGACGTGGAACGGGCAAAAGCGATTATTGCAGAAGATGTTGAATTGAACCGACTTGAAATTGAAATTATGGATATCGGTTCAAAACTCATTTTGACGCAGCAGCCTGTTGCGAAAGATTTACGTCGTACACTTGTTGCTTTTCGAATTGCTAGTGATTTGGAGCGGATGGGTGACTTATCCATTGATGTTGCGAAAGTCGTCTTGCGTATGAACGGTCAACCGCTTTTGAAGCCACTGGTTGATATTCCGCGTATGGCGGAACTTGTGCAAGTGATGATCCAAGAATCGATCCAGTCGTATGTTGAGGAAAATGTGGATCTTGCCTACAAAATGGCGAAGGACGATGATCAAGTCGATCAATTGTTCGGTCAAATTTTCCAAGAGCTTATTGTAAATGTGGCGAAAAATACAGAAAATGCAACGCAGGCGATGCTGCTTATGTTCGTAGGGCGATATATCGAGCGTATTGCAGATCATGCGACGAATATCGGCGAAAGCGTCGTGTATCTAGTGACGAATGAGCGACCGGATTTAAACAGCTAA
- the polA gene encoding DNA polymerase I, whose product MEKRIVIDGNSIIYRAFFAMPPLTNSQGLHTNAVYGFTTMLLKIMEEERPTHLLVAFDAGKETFRHSDYKDYKGGREKTPPELSEQFPLLKDLLDALGVAHFELSGYEADDIIGTLTRQADEEGKTMQVVSGDKDMLQLASDNVTVVLTRKGVTEIEKYTPATIDEKYGLKPLQIIDLKGLMGDTSDNIPGVPGIGEKTGLKLLHQFGSVEGVLDSLDQLKGKQKENLTNHADDARLSKKLATIFREVPLEQSWERMQFDGMKLETALPALRKLEFKSVVDRVEKLGAAGSEGAAVTGVDGEADATLSSEQLNVQLLTSASQWEALNESLESADTLIVESRGDNPHQAELIGVCVATPEANWYITKEQLLSNEAAAVRSWLADENRLKHGYDLHRVELILHWHGIVFAGTSFDVQLASYVLDPSDSASTLQSMAVKYDLPLTSSDEEVYGKGAKFRVPELEKVADHAARQAALVRRLAPLMEADLERNEMNRLYYELEQPLSRILAQMEKTGIKVNKETLQALGNQFTTEIDKTVTRIYELAGTEFNIGSPKQLGEVLFDKLGLPVIKKTKTGYSTDAEVLEKLEPYHAVIPLILHYRQLAKLQSTYIEGLLKEVRDETGNVHTYFRQTIAATGRLSSQFPNLQNIPIRLEEGRKIRQAFVPSEEGWSIVAADYSQIELRVLAHISGDEKLKEAFVKDMDIHTKTAMDVFGVQQDDVDSNMRRQAKAVNFGIVYGISDYGLSQNLNITRKEAAQFIDQYFAVFQGVRQWMDEIVKQARQDGYVKTLLERRRYLNDIHASNFNVRSFAERTAMNTPIQGTAADVIKLAMVHMDKRLRDEGLRSRMLLQVHDELVFEVPQDELDKMKQLVPEVMEQALALDVPLRADVSTGANWYEAK is encoded by the coding sequence ATGGAAAAAAGAATCGTAATTGACGGAAACAGCATCATTTATCGGGCATTTTTTGCAATGCCTCCTTTGACAAATTCGCAAGGTTTGCATACGAACGCAGTGTACGGCTTTACGACGATGCTGCTTAAAATAATGGAAGAAGAGCGGCCGACACATTTGCTAGTCGCCTTTGATGCGGGCAAGGAAACGTTCCGCCATAGTGACTACAAAGATTACAAGGGCGGTCGCGAAAAAACGCCGCCTGAGCTGTCGGAGCAATTTCCGCTGCTCAAAGACTTGCTTGATGCGCTCGGTGTCGCTCATTTTGAGCTTAGCGGCTACGAAGCCGATGATATCATCGGGACGTTAACGCGCCAAGCGGACGAGGAAGGCAAGACGATGCAAGTCGTTTCTGGCGACAAAGATATGCTTCAATTGGCATCCGACAACGTCACCGTTGTGTTGACCCGCAAAGGGGTTACTGAAATCGAGAAGTACACGCCAGCGACGATTGATGAGAAGTACGGTCTAAAGCCGCTGCAAATTATTGATCTAAAAGGGCTAATGGGCGATACGTCTGATAACATCCCAGGAGTTCCTGGTATTGGTGAGAAGACCGGGCTCAAGTTGCTGCATCAGTTCGGCAGCGTTGAGGGCGTGTTGGACAGCTTGGATCAGTTAAAAGGTAAGCAAAAAGAGAACTTAACGAATCACGCGGATGATGCGCGTTTAAGCAAGAAGCTGGCGACGATTTTCCGCGAAGTACCGCTGGAGCAATCGTGGGAGCGGATGCAATTCGACGGGATGAAATTAGAGACGGCATTGCCAGCGCTGCGCAAGCTGGAATTCAAGTCTGTCGTTGATCGCGTGGAGAAACTGGGTGCAGCTGGTAGCGAAGGAGCTGCCGTAACAGGCGTTGATGGTGAGGCAGATGCGACTCTGTCTAGCGAACAGTTAAACGTTCAGCTGCTGACTTCGGCTAGCCAGTGGGAGGCGCTAAATGAGTCGCTTGAATCAGCCGACACGCTTATTGTCGAGTCGCGTGGCGATAATCCACACCAAGCGGAGCTTATCGGGGTGTGCGTGGCGACACCGGAGGCGAACTGGTATATAACGAAGGAGCAATTGCTAAGCAACGAAGCTGCGGCAGTTCGATCATGGTTAGCCGACGAGAATCGTCTGAAGCACGGCTATGATCTGCACCGTGTTGAGTTGATTTTGCATTGGCATGGTATTGTATTTGCGGGGACAAGCTTTGACGTGCAGCTTGCCTCTTACGTGCTAGACCCGAGCGATTCTGCTTCAACGCTGCAATCGATGGCGGTGAAATATGATCTGCCGCTCACATCGAGTGATGAGGAAGTGTACGGCAAAGGAGCGAAGTTCCGCGTACCTGAGTTAGAGAAGGTAGCGGATCATGCCGCTCGTCAAGCAGCGCTTGTACGCCGTTTAGCTCCGTTGATGGAAGCTGACTTGGAGCGGAACGAAATGAATCGTCTATACTATGAGCTGGAACAGCCGCTATCGCGCATCTTGGCTCAAATGGAGAAGACAGGCATTAAGGTGAACAAGGAGACCCTTCAAGCGTTAGGCAACCAGTTCACCACCGAAATTGATAAAACCGTAACGCGTATTTATGAATTGGCGGGTACGGAATTTAATATTGGTTCACCTAAGCAACTAGGTGAAGTATTGTTCGATAAGCTCGGTCTGCCTGTTATTAAGAAGACGAAGACGGGCTACTCGACAGATGCGGAAGTGTTAGAGAAGCTGGAACCGTATCATGCTGTTATTCCGCTCATCTTGCACTATCGTCAATTAGCTAAGCTGCAATCCACCTATATTGAGGGCTTGCTGAAAGAGGTACGCGATGAAACGGGCAATGTGCATACGTATTTCCGTCAGACGATCGCCGCGACTGGCCGTCTAAGCAGCCAGTTCCCGAACTTGCAGAACATTCCAATCCGTTTGGAGGAAGGCCGCAAAATTAGGCAGGCGTTCGTTCCGTCGGAGGAAGGTTGGTCAATTGTCGCAGCCGACTACTCGCAAATTGAGCTTCGTGTGTTGGCTCATATTTCGGGAGACGAGAAGCTGAAAGAAGCTTTCGTGAAAGATATGGACATTCATACGAAGACAGCGATGGACGTATTCGGCGTGCAGCAAGACGATGTAGATAGCAATATGCGCCGTCAGGCGAAAGCGGTCAATTTCGGTATTGTGTACGGTATTAGCGATTATGGACTATCGCAGAACTTGAACATTACACGTAAGGAAGCGGCGCAGTTTATTGATCAGTATTTTGCCGTGTTCCAAGGTGTTCGTCAGTGGATGGACGAAATCGTGAAGCAGGCGCGTCAGGACGGTTATGTGAAGACGCTGTTAGAGCGTCGTCGCTACTTGAATGATATTCATGCTTCGAATTTCAATGTGCGTTCGTTTGCGGAGCGTACGGCGATGAATACGCCGATTCAAGGTACAGCAGCTGATGTTATTAAGCTGGCGATGGTGCATATGGACAAGCGCTTGCGCGATGAAGGATTGAGAAGCCGCATGCTCTTACAGGTGCATGATGAATTGGTATTTGAAGTGCCGCAGGATGAGCTGGACAAAATGAAGCAGCTTGTGCCAGAGGTGATGGAGCAAGCGTTAGCACTTGATGTTCCATTGCGTGCGGATGTGTCTACAGGAGCGAACTGGTACGAGGCGAAATAA
- the mutM gene encoding DNA-formamidopyrimidine glycosylase — protein MPELPEVETVKQTLNALIMGKRIERVTVTLPRIIQRPLEIEQFCVALAGHTIQQVERRGKFLRILLDGLVLVSHLRMEGRYGVYEANEPVEKHTHVIFHFEDGTELRYKDVRQFGTMHLFKSGDDLTMAPLHKLGIEPLSEQFTVEAFAAAMRKRRSAIKPVLLNQHIVVGIGNIYVDEALSRAHIHPLRPADKLTDEEYARLHQEIVQTLQEAIHAGGSSIKSYVNGQGEMGMFQHQFKMYGRQGEPCHDCGTIIEKTVVGGRGTHFCPRCQTV, from the coding sequence ATGCCGGAATTACCGGAGGTTGAAACGGTAAAACAAACTTTGAATGCGTTAATTATGGGGAAGCGGATTGAACGAGTGACGGTAACATTGCCTCGTATTATTCAGCGTCCTTTAGAAATAGAGCAGTTCTGTGTTGCGCTTGCTGGACATACGATACAACAAGTAGAACGACGCGGCAAATTTTTGCGTATTTTGCTAGACGGTCTTGTCCTTGTGTCTCACTTGCGAATGGAAGGTCGTTACGGCGTCTATGAGGCGAATGAGCCTGTTGAGAAGCATACGCACGTTATTTTCCATTTTGAAGACGGCACTGAATTAAGATACAAAGATGTGCGCCAATTCGGCACGATGCACCTGTTCAAATCAGGCGACGATCTGACAATGGCGCCTTTGCATAAGCTAGGTATTGAGCCTTTGAGCGAGCAGTTTACGGTCGAGGCGTTCGCCGCAGCGATGCGCAAGCGTCGGAGCGCGATTAAGCCTGTGCTGTTGAATCAACATATTGTGGTGGGCATTGGTAACATTTATGTGGATGAAGCTTTGTCCCGCGCACATATTCATCCGCTGCGTCCTGCGGACAAGCTGACGGATGAGGAGTATGCTCGTCTGCATCAAGAAATTGTGCAGACGTTGCAGGAAGCTATCCATGCTGGAGGCTCGTCCATTAAGTCGTATGTAAATGGACAAGGTGAAATGGGCATGTTCCAGCATCAATTCAAAATGTACGGCCGACAAGGTGAACCATGCCACGATTGTGGCACGATTATTGAAAAGACAGTTGTCGGGGGCCGAGGCACCCACTTTTGTCCGCGATGCCAGACGGTCTAA
- a CDS encoding MntP/YtaF family protein codes for MLLIQVASMLALAFSLSLDSFGVGMTYGLRKLRIPWTSIVIISICSGLIILCSMQVGLWFIHLFSAQAARWVGGLILIVIGCFAMVQFVRSSRSGEHEEPNEALQQQPGNLSAAGALQSQAENSSTAGALQPQSRDSSATEALVRVSAVDEVERVELGRGDIRVDAHAVVHANASASADANVHANATANATANATANARASANAYADLYAGVRAKQRADDYKTIARIQLKRLGLVIQILRTPDAADLDRSGTISASEAAWLGIALSLDAFGAGIGAALLGFPPLATALMIALFSGAFLRLGIQIGMTCSHWLWIRRVTFLPGILLIGMGIAKLL; via the coding sequence ATGTTGCTCATTCAAGTTGCATCGATGCTGGCTTTAGCTTTTTCGCTAAGCTTAGACAGCTTCGGAGTAGGAATGACATACGGGCTGCGCAAGCTTCGTATTCCTTGGACTTCTATCGTTATTATTTCGATCTGTTCCGGCTTGATCATTTTATGTTCCATGCAGGTGGGATTATGGTTTATTCACTTGTTTTCTGCGCAAGCGGCTCGTTGGGTTGGCGGACTTATTTTAATCGTGATCGGTTGTTTCGCGATGGTTCAGTTTGTTCGATCTTCGCGCTCGGGTGAGCACGAGGAGCCCAACGAAGCGCTGCAGCAGCAACCGGGGAATTTATCCGCGGCTGGGGCGCTGCAATCGCAAGCGGAGAATTCATCCACGGCTGGAGCGCTGCAACCGCAATCGAGAGACTCATCTGCAACTGAAGCGTTAGTACGAGTATCTGCTGTGGATGAAGTTGAGCGGGTGGAGCTGGGGCGTGGGGATATCCGTGTGGATGCCCATGCTGTAGTTCATGCCAATGCTAGCGCAAGTGCTGATGCTAATGTTCATGCTAATGCAACTGCTAATGCAACTGCTAATGCAACTGCTAATGCTCGTGCTAGTGCCAATGCTTATGCTGATCTCTATGCAGGTGTTCGCGCTAAACAACGAGCCGATGATTACAAGACGATTGCCCGCATTCAATTGAAACGGCTTGGGCTTGTCATTCAAATTTTACGAACGCCTGATGCGGCTGACCTTGATCGTTCGGGAACGATTAGCGCTTCAGAGGCGGCGTGGCTCGGAATTGCATTGTCCTTAGATGCATTCGGTGCTGGCATTGGTGCAGCGCTGCTCGGCTTTCCGCCGTTGGCGACTGCGCTCATGATCGCGTTGTTTAGCGGAGCTTTTTTACGGTTAGGCATCCAGATTGGAATGACATGCTCGCATTGGCTGTGGATACGGAGAGTCACCTTTTTACCTGGAATATTGTTAATTGGGATGGGCATAGCTAAATTATTATAG
- the coaE gene encoding dephospho-CoA kinase (Dephospho-CoA kinase (CoaE) performs the final step in coenzyme A biosynthesis.) has protein sequence MNIGLTGGIASGKSTVSQMLVRHGALLVDADQIAREIVLPGSPALQKIADQFGADMLLSDGSLHRKRLGEIVFANPEQRKLLESITHPAIRARMMAQMSQYEQEHPDKLVVVDVPLLFESGMESLFQMVMVVYVPRDVQLQRLMNRDCSNEEQARQRLAAQMDIELKRERADVVIDNSHSLEETERQVLHFLTEQGCLGL, from the coding sequence GTGAACATCGGATTGACCGGCGGAATTGCTTCGGGAAAAAGTACGGTCTCTCAAATGTTGGTGAGACATGGCGCCTTGCTTGTTGATGCTGATCAGATTGCCAGGGAGATCGTTCTTCCTGGCAGTCCTGCATTACAAAAAATAGCGGATCAATTTGGAGCGGACATGCTACTCTCAGATGGCTCGCTGCATCGCAAGCGATTGGGTGAAATCGTGTTTGCTAATCCAGAACAGCGCAAGTTGCTGGAATCGATCACTCATCCCGCTATTCGTGCGCGTATGATGGCACAGATGAGTCAATATGAGCAGGAGCATCCCGATAAGCTTGTTGTCGTTGATGTCCCTTTGTTGTTTGAATCGGGCATGGAATCGCTATTTCAAATGGTTATGGTTGTGTACGTCCCGCGGGATGTTCAATTGCAGCGCTTAATGAACCGAGATTGTAGTAACGAGGAGCAAGCTAGGCAAAGGCTGGCTGCGCAAATGGATATCGAGCTGAAACGTGAGCGAGCTGACGTTGTCATTGACAACAGTCATAGTTTGGAGGAAACCGAACGGCAAGTGCTGCACTTTTTAACTGAGCAAGGCTGTCTGGGCTTATGA
- a CDS encoding lytic transglycosylase domain-containing protein: MIDRWMRLMRKKRIFLLLFLGFLFLLFFQSQWLARWMYPIHFEESIQKVAATYNLDPLLIAAVIRVETNYELGRESRKGAIGIMQLMPNTATWAMEQLKVDKQWSLDQLKNEAEPSIRLGAWYLKSLHKQFKGNRIAAIAAYNAGPGNVSKWLSNGTWDGQYDTAQDQIPFGETRQYVKRVIHYYEKYKSIYSLM, encoded by the coding sequence ATGATTGATCGTTGGATGAGGCTGATGAGAAAAAAGCGGATATTTTTGCTGCTATTTCTCGGCTTTTTGTTTTTATTGTTTTTTCAGTCGCAGTGGTTGGCGCGGTGGATGTACCCGATTCATTTTGAAGAGTCCATTCAAAAGGTTGCGGCCACCTACAATCTTGACCCGCTGCTTATTGCAGCTGTCATTCGTGTCGAGACGAATTACGAGTTAGGTCGTGAATCGCGAAAAGGAGCCATTGGCATTATGCAACTGATGCCGAACACGGCAACTTGGGCCATGGAGCAGTTGAAGGTGGACAAGCAATGGTCTTTAGACCAGCTGAAAAATGAGGCAGAGCCGAGTATTCGGCTTGGTGCTTGGTATTTGAAGTCGTTACATAAACAATTCAAAGGAAATAGGATTGCAGCGATTGCGGCTTATAATGCGGGCCCTGGAAACGTGTCTAAGTGGCTGAGCAATGGAACGTGGGATGGACAGTATGACACGGCGCAGGACCAAATTCCGTTTGGTGAAACAAGGCAGTACGTGAAGCGGGTCATTCATTATTATGAAAAGTACAAAAGTATTTATTCGCTGATGTAA
- a CDS encoding alpha/beta-type small acid-soluble spore protein, translating to MSNRSSNNLVVPQASGALEQLKFEIAQELGINLSQDGYYGNLATRDAGSIGGYITKRLVQIAEQQLAGQY from the coding sequence ATGAGCAACCGTTCCAGCAATAACTTAGTCGTTCCTCAAGCGTCCGGAGCTCTTGAGCAATTGAAATTCGAAATCGCTCAAGAATTAGGTATCAACCTTTCTCAAGACGGTTACTACGGTAACTTGGCTACACGCGATGCCGGTTCGATCGGTGGTTACATCACGAAACGTCTCGTGCAAATCGCAGAGCAACAACTTGCAGGTCAATACTAA
- the nrdR gene encoding transcriptional regulator NrdR has product MKCPYCDHFGTKVLDSRPANDNKSIRRRRECEQCSKRFTTFEMVEETPLIVIKKDGSREEFSREKMLRGLIRACEKRPVSVERLEMMASEVEKQLRNTAHAEVESRVIGDFVMEQLYPVDEVAYVRFASVYRQFKDISMFMKELTHLLSKNPLGDVQEP; this is encoded by the coding sequence ATGAAATGTCCTTATTGCGATCATTTTGGGACAAAAGTGTTAGACTCGCGCCCGGCAAACGACAACAAGTCGATTCGTCGCCGTCGTGAATGTGAGCAGTGTAGCAAACGTTTTACAACGTTTGAAATGGTGGAGGAAACGCCGCTAATCGTCATTAAAAAGGATGGCAGCCGCGAAGAATTTAGTCGCGAAAAAATGTTGCGCGGATTAATTCGTGCCTGCGAAAAGCGTCCAGTTTCAGTTGAGCGCTTAGAGATGATGGCATCCGAAGTGGAGAAGCAATTGCGCAACACGGCGCATGCTGAGGTGGAGAGCCGCGTTATTGGCGATTTCGTGATGGAGCAGCTGTATCCGGTGGATGAGGTGGCGTATGTGCGCTTTGCTTCGGTATATCGTCAATTTAAAGATATTAGCATGTTTATGAAGGAGCTTACGCACCTGCTGTCTAAAAACCCGTTAGGGGATGTGCAGGAGCCGTAG
- a CDS encoding IclR family transcriptional regulator, whose product MGQYEVATLKKGLQILELIKQQEALTLTEITNTLDLNKSTAFRLLATLAEMDYVYKFQNQFHLNHKMFCGHFERRADFDWVSLKSVYKLAKKLGQSVYIGKMDETNLVMTQVLHAPFTVPAQEEIGNRSRLHQSALGKVILANLPLSTQQKWLQKLSFVKATENTFEDLQLFMHHLKVIEKQGYAFDDEERVVGIRCIAVPLFKQEQVIAAVAIAAPKDAITRANMKRFVALLTKGSEAITHEIQSLIL is encoded by the coding sequence ATGGGACAATATGAAGTAGCCACTTTGAAAAAGGGTTTGCAAATACTGGAGTTGATCAAACAACAAGAAGCACTCACACTTACTGAAATTACAAATACGCTTGATTTGAACAAATCTACGGCATTCCGTTTACTTGCCACATTGGCAGAAATGGATTATGTGTATAAATTTCAGAATCAATTTCATTTGAATCACAAGATGTTTTGTGGCCATTTTGAGAGAAGAGCAGATTTTGATTGGGTATCTTTAAAGTCTGTTTATAAGCTGGCAAAAAAACTTGGGCAAAGTGTGTATATCGGGAAAATGGATGAGACGAATCTTGTGATGACACAAGTATTACATGCCCCTTTTACAGTGCCGGCTCAAGAGGAGATTGGGAATCGTTCACGTTTACATCAGTCAGCACTTGGCAAGGTCATTTTGGCTAATTTACCACTCAGCACCCAGCAAAAATGGTTGCAAAAGCTATCCTTTGTGAAGGCAACTGAAAACACGTTTGAGGATTTGCAGTTATTTATGCATCATTTGAAGGTAATTGAGAAACAGGGCTACGCATTCGACGATGAAGAACGAGTCGTGGGTATTCGATGTATTGCAGTGCCGCTTTTTAAGCAAGAACAAGTCATTGCTGCTGTTGCTATTGCTGCACCAAAGGACGCTATTACACGCGCGAATATGAAGCGGTTCGTTGCACTTCTGACAAAGGGAAGCGAAGCCATTACTCACGAAATACAGTCATTGATTTTATAG